Proteins encoded together in one Chiloscyllium plagiosum isolate BGI_BamShark_2017 chromosome 3, ASM401019v2, whole genome shotgun sequence window:
- the LOC122543097 gene encoding plectin-like — MAELDLSKLSCEMGKAFSDKEAVLFGKESFKNNNKHLEAELKILKPSENTHNAPVSLSDQRVWHKCKGDFVQARLSEMSISSSPEQISQNTPVKLHSETNVNHPNNNTFLMQTGDKRHTSCDQNIFTKVQDKFVSSSTILEFQGVRRQVTVQDLVEADLLNKNVAEQLEKGVKTVSQVENSLGKYLNKINSIAGLYLEASKQKMCFYEAARAGIIESSVALEFLEAQAATGYIVHTQSNGKYSVQEAVEKGLIPLEFKERLLEAEKGVTGYFHHGKILSVFQAMESKLLPSQIGRRLLEVQIATGGIIDPVRSVRLPLATACKQGLLNHDTTQNLYKVLNNMKGFQNPNNTKQAMHYAELMKFCVVDLEGNYLLLPFGTRKISTPSPTRPNTISVVDTSTKSEITSYDAFLKYYIEKQTYLELSALQSQWRETIDKGSSEYFLIDSNSGRQFSLNDALTQGHISQTELNKYRDGHITVTELADMLISRASVVSNPNSPIAGIWNPNSCRRISILKAMHQNLVERLTATRLLEAQACTGGIIDPTTGKKFSISEALQRELVDSEIAASIQKSQQAYRGFLQPGTQAIISTAEAVHKNLLGHDLGHRFLELQYLTGGLVDPNLPGRISLEDALRRHLIDDKTAQRLTDEKMHAKNLVCPKTKQKISYKEALARAIFDCHTGLRLLEAAEYFSNTSA; from the coding sequence ATGGCAGAGCTGGACCTAAGCAAATTGAGTTGTGAAATGGGCAAAGCTTTCTCGGACAAAGAGGCTGTTTTGTTTGGAAAGGAAAGTTTCAAAAATAATAACAAGCATTTAGAAGCAGAACTGAAAATCCTTAAACCAAGTGAGAACACCCATAATGCTCCTGTATCTCTCAGTGATCAGAGAGTATGGCACAAATGTAAGGGTGATTTTGTGCAAGCCAGGTTAAGTGAAATGAGTATTTCATCCAGTCCTGAGCAAATCTCACAGAATACTCCAGTGAAACTTCATTCTGAGACAAATGTAAACCATCCAAACAATAATACATTTCTGATGCAAACTGGTGACAAACGTCACACGAGCTGCGACCAAAACATCTTCACCAAAGTCCAAGATAAATTTGTCTCTTCATCTACAATTCTGGAATTTCAGGGCGTACGTCGTCAAGTCACAGTGCAAGACTTGGTCGAGGCTGACCTCCTGAACAAAAATGTTGCTGAGCAGCTTGAGAAAGGAGTCAAGACCGTTTCTCAAGTTGAAAATTCCCTTGGCAAGTATCTGAACAAAATTAATTCAATTGCTGGCTTGTACTTAGAAGCCAGTAAACAGAAAATGTGCTTCTATGAGGCAGCGAGAGCGGGGATCATTGAATCCTCTGTAGCCCTCGAGTTTTTGGAAGCTCAAGCTGCAACAGGCTATATTGTCCACACACAGTCCAATGGAAAGTACTCTGTTCAAGAGGCTGTTGAGAAAGGACTCATTCCCCTAGAGTTCAAAGAAAGACTGCTTGAAGCAGAGAAAGGGGTCACAGGGTATTTTCATCATGGCAAGatcctgtctgtattccaagcCATGGAGAGCAAGCTGCTTCCAAGTCAAATTGGAAGAAGGCTGCTTGAAGTTCAGATTGCAACTGGAGGAATCATCGACCCAGTGCGGAGTGTTAGATTACCTTTGGCGACTGCATGCAAGCAAGGTCTCCTCAACCACGACACTACCCAAAACCTGTATAAGGTGCTTAATAACATGAAAGGCTTTCAGAATCCAAACAACACCAAACAAGCTATGCATTACGCAGAATTGATGAAATTTTGCGTGGTGGATTTAGAAGGGAATTATCTTCTCCTCCCCTTTGGGACCCGCAAGATATCCACTCCATCCCCTACAAGGCCTAATACTATTTCAGTGGTTGATACCAGCACAAAGTCAGAAATAACTTCATATGATGCGTTTCTGAAGTACTATATTGAGAAGCAGACCTACCTTGAACTTTCAGCACTGCAGTCCCAGTGGAGGGAGACCattgacaagggcagcagtgAGTATTTTCTTATTGACAGTAACTCTGGAAGGCAGTTCAGCCTCAATGATGCTTTAACCCAGGGTCACATCAGCCAAACAGAACTTAATAAATACCGGGATGGCCACATCACAGTGACTGAGCTGGCTGACATGTTGATAAGCAGAGCCTCTGTAGTTTCCAATCCCAATAGTCCAATTGCAGGCATTTGGAATCCTAACAGCTGTAGAAGAATTTCTATCCTGAAAGCTATGCATCAGAATTTGGTGGAGAGGCTGACAGCCACTCGATTGCTTGAGGCACAGGCTTGTACTGGTGGAATAATTGATCCAACAACTGGGAAGAAATTCTCCATTTCGGAAGCATTGCAGCGAGAGTTAGTTGACAGTGAAATTGCTGCTAGCATCCAAAAATCTCAGCAAGCTTACAGAGGTTTCCTTCAACCTGGGACACAGGCAATCATATCAACTGCAGAAGCTGTGCACAAGAACCTCTTGGGTCATGACCTCGGTCACCGATTCCTTGAGTTACAATATTTGACTGGCGGGCTAGTGGATCCAAATCTTCCAGGAAGAATCTCCTTAGAAGATGCTCTGAGAAGACACCTTATTGATGACAAGACAGCTCAGAGATTGACAGATGAAAAGATGCATGCCAAGAACTTGGTTTGTCCCAAGACCAAACAAAAGATTTCATACAAAGAGGCTTTGGCCAGAGCCATATTCGACTGCCACACAGGTTTGAGACTGCTGGAAGCAGCTGAATATTTTTCTAACACTTCCGCTTAA